One Kangiella geojedonensis DNA segment encodes these proteins:
- the gap gene encoding type I glyceraldehyde-3-phosphate dehydrogenase, producing the protein MTVKVAINGYGRIGRTALRAIYEHGYRDRIEVVAINSSHPAETTKHLTKYDTTHGRFNADVSTDGDHLIVNGDKIKLYAERNPELIPWGDQDVDVVFECTGVFKDQAGASKHFKGGAKKVLISAPGAADVDATVVFGVNDDILKPEHKVVSNASCTTNCLAPLAKVLNDTVGIKSGLVNTIHAYTNDQKLIDNQHSDLRRARAAAQSIIPTKTGAAKAVGLVLPELNGKMDGFAMRVPTINVSCVDLTFTAGRDTTAEEINEIVKKAADGHVLDYNDEPLVSIDFNHSPASSTFDAGQTRVMDGNLVKVVTWYDNEWGFSNRMLDVAIKMMSV; encoded by the coding sequence ATGACAGTTAAAGTAGCAATTAATGGTTATGGTCGGATTGGTCGTACAGCGTTACGCGCAATTTATGAGCACGGTTACCGTGACCGCATCGAAGTTGTGGCGATCAACTCTTCACACCCAGCTGAAACAACGAAGCACTTAACAAAGTATGACACGACTCACGGTCGTTTTAATGCTGACGTTTCTACAGACGGTGACCACCTAATCGTTAATGGCGACAAAATCAAATTGTACGCTGAGCGTAATCCTGAGCTAATTCCTTGGGGCGACCAAGACGTTGACGTGGTATTCGAATGTACTGGCGTATTTAAAGACCAAGCAGGTGCTTCTAAGCACTTCAAGGGCGGTGCAAAGAAAGTATTGATTTCAGCGCCAGGCGCTGCAGACGTAGACGCGACAGTAGTTTTCGGCGTTAACGATGACATCTTAAAGCCAGAGCATAAAGTGGTATCAAACGCTTCGTGTACGACTAACTGCCTAGCGCCACTAGCAAAAGTATTAAACGACACAGTCGGCATCAAGTCAGGTCTAGTGAACACAATTCACGCCTACACTAACGATCAGAAATTGATTGATAACCAACACTCTGACTTGCGTCGTGCACGTGCCGCAGCACAAAGCATCATCCCAACAAAAACAGGCGCAGCTAAAGCGGTAGGTTTAGTGCTTCCTGAGTTGAACGGTAAGATGGACGGTTTCGCCATGCGCGTACCAACGATCAATGTTTCTTGTGTTGACTTAACGTTCACAGCAGGTCGCGATACGACGGCTGAAGAAATTAATGAAATCGTTAAGAAGGCAGCAGACGGTCACGTTCTTGATTACAACGACGAGCCACTAGTGTCTATCGACTTTAACCACAGCCCAGCGTCTTCAACGTTCGACGCAGGCCAAACTCGTGTTATGGACGGTAACTTGGTTAAAGTGGTTACTTGGTACGATAACGAGTGGGGTTTTTCGAACCGTATGCTAGATGTCGCTATCAAAATGATGAGTGTTTAA
- a CDS encoding phosphoglycerate kinase, whose translation MNVLRMSDLDLKGKRVLIREDLNVPVKDGKITSDVRIQASLPTIKLALEKGAKVMVMSHRGRPTEGVLTEKDSMQLIADYLDDLLDAPVRLVSEYLDGVDIEQGEVVVFENVRCNVGEKANDERLSKMYAELCDVFVNDAFGTAHRAQASTHGVAKFAPIACAGPLLAGELEALGKALDNPARPMVAIVGGSKVSTKLTVLESLSTVVDQLIVGGGIANTFIAATDKPVGKSLCEEDLIPEAKRLIEQAHAKGGEIPVPVDVVTGKEFAEDAAAETKSVDEVAEDDMIFDIGPQSAEHLAEVLKDAKTIVWNGPVGVFEFDQFGAGTEAISKAIAESDAFSIAGGGDTLAAVDKYGIKDKVSYISTGGGAFLEFLEGKELPAVAILEERAK comes from the coding sequence ATGAACGTTTTGAGAATGTCTGATTTAGATCTAAAAGGTAAGCGAGTACTGATTCGTGAAGATCTGAATGTTCCGGTTAAAGATGGCAAGATTACAAGTGATGTTAGAATCCAGGCGTCGTTGCCAACGATTAAATTAGCGTTGGAGAAAGGCGCTAAAGTCATGGTGATGTCACATCGCGGTCGCCCGACTGAAGGTGTGTTAACAGAAAAAGATTCGATGCAGTTAATCGCTGACTATTTGGATGATTTACTCGATGCCCCAGTACGCCTAGTTAGTGAATACCTTGATGGTGTTGATATTGAGCAAGGCGAAGTCGTTGTTTTTGAAAACGTTCGTTGTAACGTTGGTGAAAAAGCCAATGATGAACGCCTGTCTAAAATGTACGCAGAACTTTGCGATGTTTTTGTTAATGATGCATTCGGTACAGCGCATCGTGCTCAAGCCTCGACTCATGGCGTAGCTAAGTTTGCACCAATTGCTTGTGCCGGGCCTTTACTCGCTGGCGAATTAGAAGCATTAGGTAAAGCTTTGGATAATCCAGCACGTCCAATGGTAGCAATTGTTGGTGGTTCAAAAGTATCAACCAAGCTGACCGTTTTGGAATCGCTTTCAACCGTGGTTGATCAGTTGATCGTCGGTGGCGGAATCGCTAATACGTTTATAGCTGCGACTGATAAGCCGGTGGGTAAGTCTTTGTGTGAAGAAGACTTGATCCCTGAAGCAAAGCGTTTAATTGAACAAGCGCACGCTAAAGGCGGCGAAATTCCGGTACCAGTAGATGTGGTTACGGGGAAAGAGTTTGCCGAAGACGCGGCGGCCGAAACTAAGTCGGTGGACGAAGTGGCAGAAGACGATATGATCTTTGATATTGGGCCACAATCTGCAGAGCATTTAGCCGAAGTATTAAAAGACGCAAAAACTATTGTGTGGAATGGCCCGGTAGGGGTTTTTGAGTTTGATCAGTTTGGTGCTGGCACCGAGGCGATTTCAAAAGCCATTGCTGAAAGTGATGCCTTTTCAATTGCAGGTGGTGGCGATACGTTAGCGGCGGTTGATAAATACGGCATCAAAGATAAAGTGTCGTACATTTCGACGGGTGGCGGTGCTTTCTTGGAATTTTTAGAAGGCAAAGAGTTACCAGCAGTAGCAATTCTAGAAGAGCGCGCCAAGTAG